DNA from Frateuria edaphi:
GGAGCGAGCTTGCGGCCGCGGCCGGCGGGCCGGTCGGGCTGGGTATAGACGGCCACCACCTGCGCGCCGCTGGCGCGGCAGGCTTCCAGGCAGGGAACGGAAAACTCCGGCGTGCCGGCGAAGACGATCCTCAAGCGCTCGCCGCCTGCTTGCGCTGCTTTTCCATGCGCTTGAGCAGCATGTTGCGCTTGAGCGGCGACAGGTAATCGACGAACACCTTGCCGGCCAGGTGGTCCAGCTCGTGCTGGATGCACACCGCCAGCGGGCCCTCGGCCTCCACGGTGAATTCCTTGCCGTCGACGTCCCGCGCCCTGACCGTGACCTTCAGCGCCCGGGTGACGTCGGCATAGATGCCGGGGAAGGACAGGCAGCCCTCCTGATACACCTGGGTGCCTTCCTTGCCCACGATTTCGGCGTTGATCAGCGCCAGCGGCTGGTTGCGCTGATCGCTCATGTCGGCGACCAGCACGCGCTGGTGCACGTTGACCTGCGTCGCGGCCAGGCCCACGCCGTTGGCTTCGTACATGGTCTCGAACATGTCGGCGACGAACTGCTTGAGCTCGGCGTCGAAGACGGTCACAGGCGCGGCCCGGGTGCGCAGCCGGGGGTCGGGGAATTCAAGAATGGTCAGCACGGACATGATCGATACCTCGGAGCGCCTGAAAAGATGCGGGCAATTCGTCGTAACGAAAGCCCCGGCGCAAACTAGAATGAGCCTCATTGTACGGCGGCAAGCTCCCGTGCGGCAGGCGATTTTGCCAACTGCTCCCGGTTGCGGGCCTTCACCATTCGGTTACACTCGCCCGAGCCTCGGGGTAGGGGAATCTGAGCATATGATCAAGAAGTCCATCGGGCTGCTGGCCGGCATGCTGGTCACCGTGGCCGTGTACGCCGCCGGGGCCCAGTTGCGCGCCGATCACCCCGACACCTACACCGTGCGCCGCGGCGACACGCTGTGGGACATTTCGGCCAAGTTCCTGTCCAAGCCGTGGTTGTGGCCGGAAATCTGGCAGGCCAACCCGCAGGTACGCAATCCGCACCTGATCTACCCGGGCGACGTGCTCAACCTGTCCTTCATCAACGGGCCGCGGTTGAAGCTCGAGCCGAGCGCGCATCGCGAGACCGAGGCGGTGCCGGCGATCCCGCTGGACCAACTGCGCCTGTTCCTCAAGGACATGCGGGTGATGGACTCCAACGAGGTCAGCTCGGCGCCCTACGTGGTCGGCTTCGAAGAGGCCCGGCTGCGTGGCGCGGTCGGCCAGAACCTGTACGTGCGCGGCCTCAAGGGCGAGCCCGGGCAGCGTTGGGCGATCGTGCGTCCCAGCCACGTTTTCCGTGGCTTCGAACAGGACGACGCCAGCGACGCCGGGAACGAAATCGTCGGCCACACGCTGGACAGCAATGTCGCGATGGTCAGCTCGCCGTGGGAGGAGGACTTCCGCGACGACGGCCACTACGGCCGGGGTGAGGACCTGGGCGTGGAAGTCAGCGTGATCGGCACCGCCGAAACGCTGCGCGCAGGCGATCCGTCCACGCTGTTGCTGCTCGACTCCACCCAGGAAATCCGCAGTGGCGATCGCGTGTTGCCGCTGGATGGTCCGGCCTACGATCCGTACTACTACCCGCATGCGCCGAGCTCGGTGCCGGCCAACGCACGCGTGATCGCCTTCGCCGATGCGATGGACGCGGCCGGTCCACGCCAGGTGGTGGCCTTGTCGATCGGTGCGAAGGACGGCGTGGACAACGGCCAGACGTTCGCGATCTTCCAGCCCGGCGAGACCGTCCACGACGACGTGGCCAGCAGCAGCTGGAGCCGCGGCGCTGGCGAACACGTGACGCTGCCGGACGAGTTCGTCGGGCACGTGATGGTGTTCCGTACCTTCGATCGCGTGAGCTACGGCCTGGTGATGGACGGCCTGCGCCCGGTGCATCGCGGCGATCGCCTCGTGATGCCCGAATAACCAGCGTTTCGGTGTTGCCCGACACGACGGCGCGGCCTTGGCCGCGCCGTTTTTCGTTGGCGCAAACCTACACTGGGCGGATGAGTGACACGGATGCACTTCGCGCCTGGCTGATCCTGCTGCGCACCCCCGGCCTTGGCCTGGCCATGCTGCGCGAGCGGCTGGCGGCCGATCGCGACATCGTCGCCGTGCTGGCCCACTTGCGCGGTTCGCCCACCCGCCTGGGCGAGGCCG
Protein-coding regions in this window:
- a CDS encoding LysM peptidoglycan-binding domain-containing protein, which encodes MIKKSIGLLAGMLVTVAVYAAGAQLRADHPDTYTVRRGDTLWDISAKFLSKPWLWPEIWQANPQVRNPHLIYPGDVLNLSFINGPRLKLEPSAHRETEAVPAIPLDQLRLFLKDMRVMDSNEVSSAPYVVGFEEARLRGAVGQNLYVRGLKGEPGQRWAIVRPSHVFRGFEQDDASDAGNEIVGHTLDSNVAMVSSPWEEDFRDDGHYGRGEDLGVEVSVIGTAETLRAGDPSTLLLLDSTQEIRSGDRVLPLDGPAYDPYYYPHAPSSVPANARVIAFADAMDAAGPRQVVALSIGAKDGVDNGQTFAIFQPGETVHDDVASSSWSRGAGEHVTLPDEFVGHVMVFRTFDRVSYGLVMDGLRPVHRGDRLVMPE
- the def gene encoding peptide deformylase; the encoded protein is MSVLTILEFPDPRLRTRAAPVTVFDAELKQFVADMFETMYEANGVGLAATQVNVHQRVLVADMSDQRNQPLALINAEIVGKEGTQVYQEGCLSFPGIYADVTRALKVTVRARDVDGKEFTVEAEGPLAVCIQHELDHLAGKVFVDYLSPLKRNMLLKRMEKQRKQAASA